One window of Candidatus Mycobacterium wuenschmannii genomic DNA carries:
- a CDS encoding RDD family protein encodes MTSADFDPSYGYAPHGPSGRPGGLGTRFFARLIDGILVNVVVFLVSLFLFDQDYWWLVTGLFSGVLMFGYFVLFEVSQGASPGKRLLGLSVHGPGGSPRPTAGQSAIRNSFTLLSVVPYLGPLLAFIAYIVIAVTISGSPTKQGKHDELAGGTQVLKV; translated from the coding sequence ATGACATCAGCTGACTTCGACCCGAGTTACGGATACGCGCCGCACGGTCCGAGCGGTCGGCCCGGCGGCCTGGGCACGCGGTTCTTCGCGCGGCTGATCGACGGCATCCTGGTCAACGTCGTGGTGTTTCTGGTGTCGCTGTTCCTGTTCGACCAGGACTACTGGTGGCTGGTCACCGGGTTGTTCTCCGGCGTTCTGATGTTCGGCTATTTCGTCTTGTTCGAAGTCAGTCAGGGCGCCAGCCCGGGCAAGCGCCTGCTGGGTCTGAGCGTGCATGGTCCCGGCGGATCGCCGCGACCCACTGCCGGGCAGTCGGCCATCCGCAACTCGTTCACGCTGCTGTCGGTGGTGCCCTACCTGGGTCCGCTGCTGGCGTTCATCGCCTACATCGTGATCGCGGTGACGATCAGCGGCAGCCCCACCAAGCAGGGCAAGCACGACGAGTTGGCCGGCGGCACACAGGTGCTCAAGGTCTAG
- a CDS encoding gluconokinase gives MGVSGSGKSSVGAALARRLDIPFADADTLHPATNVAKMSAGTPLDDDDRRPWLAAVGRWLADHDSGVMSCSALKRRYRDQLRSYRTTVEFLHLTGPPDIVGRRQADRPGHFMPSSLVRSQYDALEPLQPGERGMAVDIAQSVDTIVDAFVRYLSARP, from the coding sequence ATGGGTGTGTCGGGGTCGGGCAAGTCAAGCGTCGGGGCGGCGCTGGCCCGTCGCCTCGACATTCCGTTCGCGGACGCCGACACGCTGCACCCGGCGACCAACGTCGCGAAAATGTCCGCGGGCACGCCACTCGACGACGACGACCGTCGGCCCTGGCTGGCCGCGGTGGGGCGGTGGCTGGCCGATCACGACAGCGGGGTGATGAGCTGCTCGGCGCTCAAGCGCCGGTATCGGGACCAATTGCGTTCGTACCGAACGACTGTCGAATTCCTGCATCTCACCGGTCCGCCCGACATCGTCGGCCGCCGGCAAGCAGACCGGCCCGGTCACTTCATGCCCTCGTCGTTGGTGCGGTCCCAGTACGACGCGCTCGAGCCCCTGCAGCCCGGCGAACGGGGCATGGCCGTCGACATCGCACAGAGCGTCGACACGATCGTCGACGCATTCGTGCGGTACCTGTCCGCTAGACCTTGA
- a CDS encoding DUF7064 domain-containing protein, whose product MTPHPDNVVERPADLTAAWLSEAIGAGTVADFSTERIGTGQMSECYRVQLTYADASSAADRPDSVVLKVAATDPMSRQTGMTLELYEREVSFYRDIAPRLHGPVAPCYHNAFDASSGIFDVLLGDANPALVGDEIRGATTAQARTAVTELGRLQGPLLGDTTLADAAWLNRDAPINQGLITALFAGFVDRYGDQISPQHRTVCERLVGGFDAYLAEEATDERMHGLIHGDYRLDNMLFGADGAERPLTVVDWQTVTWGPAMTDLAYFLGCALPIEDRRAHYDDLLDGYHRALGPGAPISLADVRDGVRRQSFFGVMMAIVSSMLVERTERGDTMFMTMLQRHCEHVLDTDALAILPAPASTEPLRPSSDDESAHPPTDEPLWNESWYADFIDAAQGFGGWIRLGLIPNQQTAWLHGLLCGPGLPTVALVDFEVPLPADPWAVSTDALDFTHSAADPLRTYRVTLRGRGQSFLDPAGLLRGEQGDPAEVAIELEWATDGTPYQYRVATRYEIPCTVTGSVTVDGRRYTLDAVPGQRDHSWGVRDWWSMDWLWSALHFDDGTHVHGVDLKIPGVPPMSVGYVQDRAGTVTELETISPIQTFDADGLPVTATLAVNPGGIAATIDVLGHAPLRLVAKDGRASQFPRAWATVSTADGRAGVGWLEWNRNLPGA is encoded by the coding sequence ATGACACCGCACCCCGACAACGTCGTCGAACGCCCGGCCGACCTCACCGCTGCCTGGCTCAGCGAGGCGATCGGTGCGGGAACCGTCGCCGATTTCAGCACCGAGCGAATCGGCACCGGCCAGATGAGCGAGTGCTACCGCGTCCAGTTGACCTACGCCGATGCCTCGTCAGCAGCCGACCGGCCGGACTCGGTGGTGCTGAAGGTCGCGGCCACCGACCCGATGAGCCGGCAGACCGGAATGACGCTGGAGCTCTACGAGCGAGAGGTGTCCTTCTACCGCGACATCGCCCCGCGGCTGCACGGTCCCGTCGCGCCTTGCTACCACAACGCGTTCGACGCCTCGTCGGGAATTTTCGATGTGCTGCTCGGTGACGCCAACCCGGCGTTGGTGGGCGACGAAATCCGCGGTGCCACAACGGCGCAAGCACGCACCGCCGTGACCGAACTGGGCCGGCTACAGGGGCCGCTGCTGGGAGACACCACCCTCGCCGATGCGGCGTGGCTCAACCGTGACGCGCCGATCAACCAGGGTTTGATCACCGCACTCTTCGCCGGCTTCGTCGACCGCTATGGCGACCAGATCTCACCGCAGCACCGGACGGTGTGCGAGCGGCTGGTCGGCGGCTTCGATGCCTATCTCGCCGAGGAGGCCACCGACGAGCGGATGCACGGATTGATCCACGGCGACTACCGCCTGGACAATATGTTGTTCGGCGCCGACGGCGCGGAACGCCCACTGACCGTGGTGGATTGGCAGACGGTGACGTGGGGTCCGGCAATGACCGACCTGGCCTACTTCCTCGGCTGCGCCCTACCGATCGAGGACCGTCGCGCGCACTACGACGACTTGCTGGACGGCTATCACCGCGCGCTCGGCCCGGGCGCGCCGATCAGCCTCGCCGACGTTCGCGATGGCGTGCGACGGCAGAGCTTTTTCGGGGTGATGATGGCCATCGTGTCGTCGATGCTGGTCGAGCGCACCGAACGTGGCGACACGATGTTCATGACGATGCTGCAGCGGCACTGCGAGCACGTGCTCGACACCGACGCGTTGGCCATCTTGCCGGCACCGGCCTCCACCGAACCGCTGCGCCCGTCGTCCGATGACGAGTCGGCGCACCCGCCCACCGACGAGCCGCTGTGGAACGAGAGCTGGTACGCCGACTTCATCGACGCCGCACAGGGATTCGGCGGCTGGATCCGGCTCGGCTTGATTCCCAACCAGCAAACGGCCTGGCTGCACGGGCTGCTGTGCGGTCCGGGGCTGCCGACCGTCGCGCTGGTCGACTTCGAGGTGCCGCTGCCCGCCGATCCATGGGCGGTGAGCACCGACGCGCTCGACTTCACGCACTCCGCCGCCGATCCGCTGCGCACCTATCGCGTCACGCTGCGTGGCCGGGGGCAGTCGTTTCTCGATCCGGCCGGCCTGCTGCGAGGCGAGCAGGGCGATCCGGCCGAGGTGGCCATCGAACTCGAATGGGCCACCGACGGCACGCCGTATCAGTACCGGGTGGCAACGCGTTATGAGATCCCCTGCACGGTAACGGGATCCGTCACGGTCGACGGGCGCCGCTACACGCTGGACGCGGTCCCCGGGCAACGGGATCACTCGTGGGGAGTGCGCGACTGGTGGAGCATGGACTGGCTCTGGAGCGCATTGCACTTCGACGACGGCACTCACGTGCACGGGGTCGACCTCAAGATTCCGGGCGTTCCGCCGATGAGCGTCGGCTACGTCCAGGATCGCGCGGGGACCGTCACCGAACTGGAAACCATCTCCCCGATACAGACATTCGATGCCGACGGCCTGCCCGTCACCGCGACATTGGCGGTCAACCCCGGCGGTATCGCGGCGACCATCGACGTGCTCGGACACGCGCCGCTGCGCCTGGTCGCCAAGGACGGTCGGGCGAGCCAATTCCCGCGCGCCTGGGCGACGGTGAGCACCGCCGACGGCCGGGCGGGTGTGGGCTGGCTGGAGTGGAACCGCAACCTGCCCGGTGCCTGA
- a CDS encoding carboxylesterase/lipase family protein, giving the protein MHEHTVRVTTTAGTVEGFTRDGVHRWRSIPYAKPPVGALRYRAPEPAQPWRGVRYCHGFTKCSPQEHRYAMLGVGKYQAMGEDCLTLNVTAPAASPPQPLPVMVFIHGGGYIMGSSATPIYDGVALAKRGCIYVSVNYRLGALGCLDLSSLSTSDITIDSNLFLRDLILSLRWVRDNVAAFGGDPANVTIFGESAGAHAVGALLTAPDAEGLFAQAISESPASGMTRPTAVAAEFAARFATLLGTRKQDAAHALLTASPADLVAAQNRLINDGVRDMLGAFPIGPVFGDDVLPLDPVDAMQQGKAHRVPLIVGTNADEGKLFTRFLQLLPTNEPMIEALLAEVEPAERERITGAYPDYPQRSACIRLGGDFAFGSAAWGMAEAHGRYAPTYLYRYDYAPRALRWSGLGATHATELLAVFGFYRTRVGALLTAPVDRRSALRVTREVQRRWRSFSRTGNPGDDWPAYTDTDRAVMVFDRKTHLEFDPHPERRRAWEGFSLAR; this is encoded by the coding sequence ATGCACGAACACACGGTCCGCGTGACGACCACCGCGGGCACCGTCGAAGGTTTCACCCGTGACGGCGTTCACCGCTGGCGATCCATCCCGTACGCCAAGCCCCCGGTGGGCGCGCTGCGCTACCGGGCGCCGGAGCCGGCCCAGCCCTGGCGGGGTGTGCGGTATTGCCACGGCTTCACCAAGTGCTCCCCGCAGGAGCACCGCTACGCCATGCTCGGGGTGGGCAAGTACCAGGCCATGGGGGAGGACTGCCTCACCCTGAACGTCACCGCGCCCGCGGCGTCGCCGCCCCAGCCGCTGCCGGTGATGGTCTTCATCCACGGCGGCGGCTACATCATGGGCAGCTCGGCCACGCCGATCTACGACGGGGTGGCGCTGGCCAAGCGGGGCTGCATCTACGTCTCGGTGAACTACCGCCTCGGTGCGCTCGGCTGCCTCGACCTGTCGTCGCTGTCGACGTCGGACATCACGATCGACAGCAATCTGTTCCTGCGTGACTTGATCCTGTCGCTGCGCTGGGTGCGTGACAACGTCGCGGCGTTCGGGGGCGACCCGGCCAATGTGACGATCTTCGGCGAAAGCGCCGGTGCCCACGCCGTCGGCGCGCTGTTGACCGCACCCGACGCCGAAGGCCTGTTCGCCCAGGCGATTTCAGAAAGCCCGGCCAGCGGGATGACCCGGCCCACCGCCGTCGCGGCGGAGTTCGCCGCGCGGTTCGCGACTCTGCTCGGCACCCGCAAGCAGGATGCCGCACACGCATTGCTGACGGCGTCGCCCGCAGACCTGGTGGCCGCGCAGAACCGTCTGATCAATGATGGTGTGCGAGACATGTTGGGCGCGTTCCCCATTGGCCCGGTGTTCGGCGACGACGTGCTACCGCTCGATCCGGTCGACGCGATGCAGCAGGGCAAGGCGCACCGGGTGCCGTTGATCGTGGGCACCAACGCCGACGAGGGAAAGCTGTTCACCCGCTTCCTGCAACTGCTGCCGACCAACGAACCGATGATCGAAGCGCTGCTGGCCGAGGTCGAACCGGCGGAGCGGGAGCGCATCACCGGGGCCTACCCCGATTACCCGCAGCGGTCAGCGTGCATCCGGCTGGGCGGCGATTTCGCCTTCGGTTCGGCGGCGTGGGGGATGGCCGAAGCCCACGGCAGATACGCGCCGACGTACCTGTACCGCTACGACTACGCGCCCCGCGCGCTGCGCTGGTCCGGGCTCGGTGCCACCCACGCCACCGAGTTGCTCGCGGTGTTCGGCTTCTACCGCACCAGAGTCGGCGCCCTGCTCACCGCGCCGGTCGATCGGCGGTCGGCGCTGCGGGTCACCCGCGAAGTGCAAAGGCGTTGGCGATCATTCAGCCGGACGGGCAATCCCGGCGACGACTGGCCCGCCTACACCGACACCGACCGCGCGGTGATGGTGTTCGATCGCAAGACCCACCTCGAGTTCGACCCGCACCCCGAACGGCGGCGAGCCTGGGAGGGCTTTTCGCTAGCGAGATGA
- a CDS encoding NAD-dependent epimerase/dehydratase family protein produces the protein MRIAVTGASGVVGRGVVVRLLSAGHDVVGVGRRQPESWPSQAAFVSADIRDAAAVARALSGAEVVVHCAWSTDPAANGPADRDVNIGGTSNVLDAVDRGGIRRVVFASSAHVYGPDPRVRTEDAALQPNSSFGRDKVRAEEMVAASGVEWVSIRAAAILGRGVDNWVRRALASAVFPDAGRRTLPVVHSDDAHRIFVRAAVDPDLTNGPVNLAAEGELTLGEIADALGRPRAPRLLRAISPAAELDLLLDTPSMDTALLRDTWRVETAWTARDCLHDMALAVRGHLSVGRWSTSLPWRLTHVQDIPAVDIPAADGQATELAGPDGGNGEFDTPIDPRFPMYLATNLSEALPGPFSPSSASATVKGLRASGAVIANRLRPGGLIQREMATRTVGVFAHRLYGAITTAHYMAEVVPFVKPEMVVRQSQFFGPSVASMPIHGEQQLPPESRSAAGPLRTIRNLGVFGVNLAGLIVGADRDTKCFVDDIEWLEASAAGDLSRLSEPRLQSLILLARDHVIDGWVLASGSFMAFAALSTILRALNGRDMVLPVGQELASASLLSAVYRIAETARRDPTVLRILSGPGDHLGELAAQAPEFHQNLLAELAACGHRGPAELEMRSSSYADNPELLLRIVSKALDTPLRSENHAPTIPLRARPVALLAAHQVRDRETRRDRLVRANWLLRKLLRELGRRLVDTGVLETVDDVFYLLVDELDALPADTAALVRRRRADQASLADTVPPAVFSGGWRPTAIAASVLSPGQELTGAGVSAGQVRGRVRIVRPDTIDDLQAGEILVAEVTDVGYTAAFSYAGAVVTELGGPMSHAAVVAREFGIPCVVDVHDATRRLAPGALIEVDGTTGTIRVVDPDLPSVRP, from the coding sequence ATGAGGATTGCCGTCACCGGGGCCAGCGGGGTAGTCGGCCGCGGCGTCGTCGTGCGACTGCTCAGCGCCGGACACGACGTGGTCGGAGTGGGTCGTCGTCAGCCCGAAAGCTGGCCAAGCCAAGCCGCTTTCGTCTCGGCCGACATTCGCGACGCCGCAGCCGTGGCGCGCGCGCTGTCGGGCGCCGAGGTCGTGGTGCACTGCGCGTGGTCGACCGATCCCGCGGCGAATGGGCCGGCGGACCGTGACGTCAACATCGGTGGCACCAGCAACGTCCTCGACGCGGTCGACCGCGGAGGGATCCGGCGCGTGGTGTTCGCCTCGTCGGCCCACGTGTACGGACCCGACCCTCGCGTCCGGACGGAAGACGCTGCACTGCAGCCGAATTCGTCGTTTGGCCGAGACAAGGTTCGCGCCGAAGAAATGGTCGCCGCGTCCGGCGTGGAATGGGTGTCGATTCGCGCCGCCGCGATCCTCGGTCGCGGCGTCGACAACTGGGTGCGGCGGGCGCTGGCGTCGGCGGTGTTCCCCGATGCGGGGCGCCGCACGCTGCCGGTCGTGCACAGCGACGATGCGCACCGAATTTTCGTTCGCGCTGCCGTCGACCCGGATCTGACGAACGGGCCGGTGAACCTCGCGGCTGAGGGGGAGCTCACCCTGGGGGAGATCGCCGACGCTCTCGGTCGGCCGCGTGCACCCCGGCTGCTGCGCGCGATCAGCCCAGCAGCCGAACTCGATCTGCTGCTCGACACCCCGTCGATGGACACCGCGCTGCTGCGCGACACCTGGCGCGTCGAGACGGCGTGGACCGCACGGGATTGCCTGCACGACATGGCGTTGGCGGTGCGCGGACATCTGAGCGTCGGTCGCTGGTCGACGTCGCTGCCGTGGCGCCTGACCCATGTGCAGGACATCCCCGCGGTCGACATCCCGGCCGCCGACGGACAGGCGACCGAGCTGGCGGGTCCCGACGGCGGCAACGGCGAGTTCGACACCCCGATCGATCCGCGGTTTCCGATGTATCTCGCCACCAACCTGTCCGAGGCCCTGCCGGGGCCGTTTTCGCCCTCGTCGGCATCGGCGACGGTCAAGGGATTGCGCGCCTCCGGCGCGGTCATCGCGAACCGGCTGCGGCCCGGTGGGTTGATCCAGCGCGAAATGGCCACCCGCACAGTCGGAGTGTTCGCGCACCGGCTGTACGGCGCCATCACCACCGCGCACTACATGGCCGAAGTCGTGCCTTTCGTCAAGCCCGAGATGGTGGTGCGGCAGAGCCAATTCTTCGGCCCCAGTGTGGCGTCCATGCCGATCCACGGCGAGCAGCAGCTGCCACCCGAATCTCGCAGCGCCGCAGGACCGTTGCGCACGATCCGCAACCTGGGAGTGTTCGGGGTCAACCTGGCCGGCCTGATCGTCGGGGCGGACCGCGACACCAAGTGTTTCGTCGACGACATCGAGTGGCTGGAAGCGAGTGCCGCGGGTGACCTTTCGCGCCTGTCGGAGCCGAGGCTGCAGAGCCTGATCCTGCTGGCCCGCGACCACGTCATCGACGGCTGGGTGCTGGCGTCCGGATCGTTCATGGCCTTCGCCGCGCTCAGCACGATCCTGCGCGCCCTGAACGGACGCGACATGGTGTTGCCGGTCGGTCAGGAGTTGGCCAGCGCCAGCCTGCTCAGCGCGGTGTACCGCATCGCCGAAACCGCCCGGCGCGATCCCACCGTTCTGCGCATTCTGTCCGGCCCCGGCGATCATCTCGGCGAACTGGCCGCCCAGGCGCCGGAGTTTCACCAAAACCTGCTCGCGGAACTGGCGGCGTGCGGACACCGCGGGCCCGCGGAGCTGGAGATGCGCTCGTCCAGCTACGCCGACAACCCGGAGTTGTTACTCCGCATCGTGTCGAAAGCCCTTGACACACCGCTACGTTCGGAGAACCACGCACCCACGATCCCGTTGCGGGCCCGGCCGGTGGCGCTGCTCGCCGCCCACCAGGTCCGCGACCGTGAAACCCGCCGGGACCGTCTGGTTCGGGCAAACTGGTTGCTGCGCAAGCTCCTTCGCGAACTCGGCCGACGATTGGTCGACACGGGGGTGCTCGAGACCGTCGACGACGTGTTCTATCTGCTCGTCGACGAGTTGGACGCACTGCCCGCCGACACCGCCGCGCTGGTGCGCCGCCGCCGCGCCGATCAGGCGAGCCTCGCTGACACCGTGCCGCCGGCGGTGTTCAGCGGCGGATGGCGACCCACCGCCATAGCCGCGTCCGTGCTGTCGCCCGGTCAGGAGCTGACCGGGGCCGGCGTCAGCGCCGGCCAGGTTCGCGGCCGGGTTCGGATCGTGCGCCCGGACACCATCGATGACCTGCAGGCCGGGGAGATCCTCGTTGCCGAGGTCACCGACGTCGGCTATACGGCCGCTTTCTCCTACGCCGGGGCCGTCGTCACAGAACTCGGCGGACCGATGTCACACGCGGCCGTGGTGGCGCGCGAATTCGGTATCCCCTGCGTGGTCGATGTGCACGACGCGACTCGACGGCTGGCGCCCGGGGCGCTGATCGAGGTCGACGGCACCACCGGCACGATCCGGGTCGTCGATCCGGACCTGCCGAGCGTCCGCCCCTGA